From one Brevundimonas sp. PAMC22021 genomic stretch:
- the rplX gene encoding 50S ribosomal protein L24, with translation MAAKIKKGDRVVVLTGKDKGRTGNVLRVLPTENRVVVEGVNMVQRHTRPSQADPQGGIKNKEASLHLSNVAVADANGKASRVGFRDEDGKKVRFAKTTGDVI, from the coding sequence ATGGCCGCCAAGATCAAGAAGGGCGACCGCGTCGTCGTCCTGACCGGTAAGGACAAGGGCCGCACGGGCAACGTGCTGCGCGTCCTGCCGACCGAAAACCGCGTCGTCGTTGAAGGCGTCAACATGGTTCAGCGCCACACGCGCCCGAGCCAGGCTGACCCGCAAGGCGGCATCAAGAACAAGGAAGCCTCGCTTCACCTGTCGAACGTCGCGGTCGCCGACGCCAACGGCAAGGCGAGCCGCGTCGGCTTCCGCGACGAAGACGGCAAGAAGGTCCGCTTCGCCAAGACGACCGGAGACGTCATCTGA
- the secY gene encoding preprotein translocase subunit SecY produces the protein MASAAEQLAANMNMGSFAKATELHKRLLFTLGALLVYRIGTYVPIPGINSQAFLQFFQNPDQSRGILDMFNMFSGGAVERMAIFALNVMPYISASIIVQLMGTVYPPWEKLRKEGGESGRKQLNQYTRYLTVFLALAQSFGIAAGLNAQAGLVDQPGVFFIVSTVVTLTGGTMFLMWLGEQVTARGVGNGISLIIFAGIVAVLPGTVARLLGLAQQGQMSAFALLFIAVLAVATVVFIVFMERAQRRLLIQYPKRQEGNRMAGGERSFLPLKVNTAGVIPPIFASSLLMLPTTVATMTANADLPSWMSWLPLVTAQLTHGQPLFMALYAALIIFFCFFYTSITFNPEDTAENLRKYGGFLPGIRPGKRTAEYLDYVLTRLTVIGAAYITAVCLLPEFMVAQMGNSLYFGGTSILIVVSVTMDTVAQIQSQLLAHQYEGLIKKAKLRGRGRGPAVVRR, from the coding sequence ATGGCTTCGGCCGCTGAACAACTCGCCGCAAACATGAACATGGGCTCGTTCGCCAAGGCGACCGAGCTGCACAAGCGCCTGCTGTTCACGCTGGGCGCGCTGCTGGTCTACCGCATCGGGACCTATGTGCCGATCCCGGGGATCAACTCGCAGGCTTTCCTGCAGTTCTTTCAGAACCCGGATCAGTCGCGCGGCATCCTGGACATGTTCAACATGTTCTCGGGCGGCGCGGTCGAGCGCATGGCCATCTTCGCGCTGAACGTGATGCCCTACATCTCGGCGTCGATCATCGTGCAGCTGATGGGCACGGTGTATCCGCCGTGGGAAAAGCTGCGCAAGGAAGGTGGCGAAAGCGGCAGGAAGCAGCTGAACCAGTACACCCGTTATCTGACGGTGTTCCTGGCGCTGGCCCAGTCCTTCGGCATCGCGGCGGGCCTGAACGCCCAGGCCGGCCTGGTCGATCAGCCGGGCGTCTTCTTTATCGTCTCGACCGTCGTGACCCTGACGGGCGGCACCATGTTCCTGATGTGGCTGGGCGAGCAGGTGACGGCGCGCGGCGTCGGCAACGGCATCTCCTTGATCATCTTCGCGGGCATCGTCGCGGTTCTGCCGGGCACGGTGGCGCGCCTGCTAGGCCTGGCTCAGCAAGGCCAGATGTCGGCCTTCGCCCTTCTGTTCATCGCCGTGCTGGCTGTCGCCACCGTGGTCTTCATCGTCTTCATGGAACGGGCCCAGCGTCGTCTGCTGATCCAGTATCCGAAGCGCCAGGAAGGCAACCGCATGGCGGGCGGCGAACGCTCGTTCCTGCCGCTGAAGGTCAACACCGCGGGCGTCATTCCGCCGATCTTCGCCTCGTCGCTGCTGATGCTGCCGACCACGGTCGCCACCATGACGGCCAATGCGGACCTGCCCAGCTGGATGAGCTGGCTGCCGCTGGTCACCGCCCAGCTGACGCACGGTCAGCCGCTGTTCATGGCGCTGTATGCGGCGCTGATCATCTTCTTCTGCTTCTTCTACACCTCGATCACCTTCAATCCGGAGGACACGGCCGAGAACCTGCGCAAGTACGGCGGCTTCCTGCCGGGCATCCGGCCGGGCAAGCGCACGGCTGAGTATCTCGACTATGTGCTGACCCGGCTGACGGTAATCGGCGCGGCCTACATCACCGCCGTCTGCCTGCTGCCCGAGTTCATGGTCGCCCAGATGGGCAACAGCCTCTACTTCGGCGGCACCTCCATCCTGATCGTGGTCTCGGTGACCATGGACACGGTGGCGCAGATCCAGTCCCAGCTGCTGGCGCACCAGTACGAAGGGCTGATCAAGAAGGCCAAGCTGCGCGGACGTGGACGCGGTCCGGCCGTCGTGCGGCGCTGA
- the rplE gene encoding 50S ribosomal protein L5, producing MATEKYTPRLKGEYQARIRQVMKEKFGYTNEMQVPKLDKIVLNMGIGEAVADSKKANAALKDLSSIAGQKAVPTKARNSIAGFKLREGMVIGGKVTLRGDQMYEFLDRFITIALPRVKDFRGLKGTSFDGRGNYATGLKEHIVFPEINYDQIDQMWGMDIVVCTTAKTDEEAKALLSEFKFPFVTN from the coding sequence ATGGCTACCGAGAAGTACACGCCTCGCCTCAAGGGCGAATACCAGGCGCGCATCCGCCAGGTGATGAAGGAAAAGTTCGGCTACACCAACGAGATGCAGGTGCCGAAGCTGGACAAGATCGTCCTGAACATGGGCATCGGCGAAGCCGTGGCCGACTCCAAGAAGGCGAACGCCGCCCTCAAGGACCTGTCGTCCATCGCCGGCCAGAAGGCGGTGCCGACCAAGGCCCGCAACTCCATCGCCGGCTTCAAGCTGCGTGAAGGCATGGTCATCGGCGGCAAGGTCACGCTGCGCGGCGACCAGATGTACGAGTTCCTGGACCGGTTCATCACGATCGCCCTGCCGCGGGTGAAGGATTTCCGCGGCCTGAAGGGCACCTCGTTCGACGGTCGCGGCAACTACGCCACCGGTCTGAAGGAGCACATCGTGTTCCCGGAGATCAACTACGACCAGATTGATCAGATGTGGGGCATGGACATCGTTGTCTGCACCACGGCCAAGACCGATGAGGAAGCCAAGGCTCTCCTCAGCGAGTTCAAGTTCCCGTTCGTGACGAACTGA
- the rpsE gene encoding 30S ribosomal protein S5 — MAHQPQRGGGGNDRNRRDNRNAPVDGPESDIVEKLVHINRVAATVKGGRRFSFAALMVVGDGKGRVGFGHGKAREVPEAIRKATEEAKKTMIRVPLRENRTLHHDGNGRWGAGKIMMRAAPPGTGVIAGGPMRAVLETLGVQDVVGKSTGSSNPYNMIRATFEALKVQSSPRQVASKRGKKVADLMGRRNDGASAPEAIEG, encoded by the coding sequence ATGGCGCATCAACCCCAACGCGGCGGCGGCGGCAACGATCGCAACCGTCGTGACAACCGCAACGCTCCCGTCGATGGTCCGGAGTCGGACATCGTCGAGAAGCTGGTGCACATCAACCGCGTCGCCGCCACCGTGAAGGGCGGCCGTCGCTTCTCGTTCGCGGCCCTGATGGTCGTCGGCGACGGCAAGGGCCGCGTCGGCTTCGGTCACGGCAAGGCGCGCGAAGTGCCGGAAGCCATCCGCAAGGCGACCGAAGAAGCCAAGAAGACGATGATCCGCGTTCCGCTGCGCGAGAACCGCACCCTGCACCACGACGGCAACGGCCGTTGGGGCGCCGGCAAGATCATGATGCGCGCGGCCCCTCCCGGGACCGGCGTCATCGCGGGCGGTCCGATGCGCGCGGTCCTCGAAACCCTCGGCGTCCAGGACGTCGTGGGCAAGTCGACCGGCTCGTCGAACCCCTACAACATGATCCGTGCGACGTTTGAAGCGCTGAAGGTCCAGTCTTCGCCCCGCCAGGTCGCGTCCAAGCGCGGCAAGAAGGTCGCGGACCTGATGGGTCGTCGCAACGACGGCGCCTCGGCGCCTGAAGCCATCGAGGGCTGA
- the rpsM gene encoding 30S ribosomal protein S13 — MARIAGVNIPTNKRVEIALQYIHGIGPAAAKEITEKVGIEAARRVNQLSDAEVLQIRETIDRDHTVEGDLRRETSMNIKRLMDLACYRGLRHRKGLPVRGQRTHTNARTRKGPAKPIAGKKK, encoded by the coding sequence GTGGCCCGTATCGCAGGCGTCAATATCCCGACCAACAAGCGCGTCGAAATCGCGCTGCAGTACATCCACGGCATCGGCCCGGCCGCCGCCAAGGAAATCACCGAAAAGGTCGGCATCGAGGCCGCCCGTCGCGTCAACCAGCTGTCGGACGCCGAAGTCCTGCAGATCCGCGAGACGATCGACCGCGACCACACCGTCGAGGGCGACCTGCGCCGCGAGACCTCGATGAACATCAAGCGCCTGATGGACCTGGCCTGCTATCGCGGCCTGCGTCACCGCAAGGGCCTGCCGGTCCGCGGCCAGCGCACGCACACGAACGCCCGCACCCGCAAGGGTCCGGCCAAGCCGATCGCCGGCAAGAAGAAGTAA
- the rplQ gene encoding 50S ribosomal protein L17 — translation MRHGAAHRKLGRTSSHRTAMFANMAASLIKHEQIKTTLPKAKELRPFVEKLVTLAKKGDLHARRQAISQVRDVTQVGKLFDTLGSRYAERNGGYIRIMKAGFRHGDNAPMAVIEFVDRDVDAKGQDSGPVMAYEGDDEA, via the coding sequence ATGCGCCACGGCGCCGCCCACCGCAAGCTCGGCCGCACCAGCAGCCACCGCACCGCCATGTTCGCCAACATGGCCGCCTCGCTGATCAAGCACGAGCAGATCAAGACGACCCTGCCCAAGGCCAAGGAACTGCGTCCCTTTGTCGAGAAGCTGGTCACCCTGGCCAAGAAGGGCGACCTGCACGCGCGTCGCCAGGCCATCAGCCAGGTCCGTGACGTGACGCAGGTCGGCAAGCTGTTCGACACGCTGGGCAGCCGCTACGCCGAGCGCAACGGCGGCTACATCCGCATCATGAAGGCCGGCTTCCGACACGGCGACAATGCGCCGATGGCCGTGATCGAATTCGTCGATCGCGACGTTGACGCCAAGGGTCAGGACTCGGGTCCGGTGATGGCCTACGAAGGCGACGACGAGGCCTGA
- the rpsH gene encoding 30S ribosomal protein S8 has protein sequence MMINDPLSDMIARIKNAATRKRSKVLTPASRLRQRVLDVLQDEGYIRGYNLVQNPGEFPQFEIELKYFDGQPVIAEIARVSKPGRRVYSAIGDLKPIKNGLGISILSTSKGVMSDAAARDANVGGEVLCRVY, from the coding sequence ATGATGATCAACGATCCCCTGAGCGACATGATCGCTCGCATCAAAAACGCCGCGACCCGCAAGCGTTCCAAGGTGCTGACCCCGGCCTCGCGTCTGCGCCAGCGCGTCCTCGACGTGCTGCAGGACGAAGGCTACATCCGCGGCTACAACCTGGTTCAGAACCCGGGCGAGTTCCCGCAGTTCGAGATCGAGCTGAAGTATTTCGACGGCCAGCCGGTGATCGCCGAGATCGCCCGCGTGTCGAAGCCCGGCCGCCGCGTCTATTCGGCGATCGGCGACCTGAAGCCGATCAAGAACGGCCTGGGCATCTCGATCCTTTCGACGTCCAAGGGCGTCATGTCGGACGCCGCCGCTCGCGATGCGAACGTCGGCGGCGAAGTCCTCTGCAGGGTCTACTAA
- the rplP gene encoding 50S ribosomal protein L16, whose product MLQPKKTKYRKAFKGRIHGAAKGGFSLNFGSYGLKTLEPERITARQIEAARRAITRQMKRQGRVWIRVFPDLPVTGKPAEVRMGKGKGAVDHWAARCHPGRILFEIDGVADDIAREALRLGAAKLPVRTKVVTRLDAGIALAEEAA is encoded by the coding sequence ATGTTGCAACCGAAGAAGACCAAGTACCGCAAGGCCTTCAAGGGCCGCATTCACGGCGCCGCCAAGGGCGGTTTCTCGCTGAACTTCGGCTCCTACGGCCTGAAGACGCTGGAGCCGGAACGCATCACCGCGCGTCAGATCGAGGCGGCTCGCCGCGCGATCACCCGCCAGATGAAGCGTCAGGGCCGGGTGTGGATCCGCGTGTTCCCCGACCTGCCGGTCACCGGCAAGCCGGCCGAAGTGCGGATGGGCAAGGGCAAGGGCGCCGTTGACCACTGGGCCGCGCGTTGCCACCCGGGTCGCATCCTGTTTGAAATCGACGGCGTGGCCGACGACATCGCCCGCGAGGCGCTGCGTCTCGGCGCCGCCAAGCTGCCGGTTCGCACCAAGGTCGTGACCCGTCTCGACGCCGGCATCGCTCTCGCTGAGGAAGCGGCCTGA
- the rpmC gene encoding 50S ribosomal protein L29 translates to MTKIADLRGQTPDQLSDELLRLKKEQFNLRFQAATGQMEKTHRVGEVRKDIARISTLLREKRSAS, encoded by the coding sequence ATGACCAAGATCGCCGATCTCCGGGGCCAGACCCCGGACCAGCTGTCCGACGAGCTGCTGCGGCTCAAGAAGGAACAGTTCAACCTGCGCTTCCAGGCGGCCACCGGCCAGATGGAAAAGACCCACCGCGTGGGTGAAGTGCGCAAAGACATCGCCCGCATCTCGACGCTTTTGCGTGAGAAGCGGTCGGCCTCGTAA
- the rpsK gene encoding 30S ribosomal protein S11 — MAKEPGRVKRRERKNITSGVAHVNASFNNTMVTITDAQGNAISWSSAGHMGFKGSRKSTPYAAQMAAEDAGKKAQEHGVKTLEVNVSGPGSGRESALRALQSVGLTITTIRDVTPMPHNGCRPPKRRRV, encoded by the coding sequence ATGGCCAAGGAACCGGGTCGCGTTAAGCGCCGCGAACGCAAGAACATCACGTCGGGCGTGGCTCACGTGAACGCCAGCTTCAACAACACCATGGTGACCATCACCGACGCGCAAGGAAATGCGATTTCCTGGTCGTCGGCCGGTCACATGGGGTTCAAGGGCTCGCGCAAATCGACGCCGTACGCCGCCCAGATGGCGGCCGAGGACGCCGGCAAGAAGGCGCAGGAGCACGGCGTCAAGACGCTGGAAGTGAACGTCTCGGGTCCTGGTTCGGGTCGCGAGTCGGCGCTGCGCGCGCTGCAGTCGGTCGGCCTGACGATCACCACGATCCGCGACGTCACGCCGATGCCGCACAACGGCTGCCGTCCGCCGAAGCGTCGCCGCGTCTAA
- the rplR gene encoding 50S ribosomal protein L18 codes for MALSLQQQAKRRAERNRRRLKAVANGRLRLSVHRSDKNISAQVIDDAQGVTVAAASSLEGGKGSKGSDVASAAAIGKLIAERAIEKGVTEVVFDRGGYIYHGRVKALADAAREAGLNF; via the coding sequence ATGGCTCTCTCTCTTCAACAGCAAGCCAAGCGCCGCGCCGAGCGCAACCGCCGTCGCCTGAAGGCCGTCGCCAACGGCCGTCTGCGCCTTTCGGTGCACCGCTCGGACAAGAACATCTCGGCCCAGGTCATCGACGACGCCCAGGGCGTGACGGTCGCGGCCGCCTCGTCGCTGGAAGGCGGCAAGGGCTCCAAGGGCTCGGACGTCGCATCGGCTGCCGCGATCGGCAAGCTGATCGCCGAGCGGGCCATCGAGAAGGGCGTCACCGAGGTGGTCTTCGACCGCGGCGGCTACATCTATCACGGCCGGGTCAAGGCCCTGGCGGACGCCGCGCGCGAAGCCGGCCTGAACTTCTAA
- the rpsN gene encoding 30S ribosomal protein S14, with protein MAKKSAVNRNEAVKALVAKYAAKREALKATANDESLPLEERFDARLKLAELPRNSAPNRIRNRCEVTGRPRAFYRKLKMSRIALRELGNLGQIPGLTKSSW; from the coding sequence ATGGCTAAGAAGAGCGCCGTAAACCGCAACGAAGCCGTCAAGGCCCTGGTTGCGAAGTATGCCGCGAAGCGGGAAGCCCTGAAGGCGACCGCCAACGACGAGAGCTTGCCGCTGGAGGAGCGCTTCGACGCGCGCCTCAAGCTGGCGGAACTGCCGCGGAACTCCGCGCCGAACCGCATTCGCAACCGCTGCGAAGTGACCGGCCGCCCGCGCGCGTTCTACCGCAAGCTCAAGATGAGCCGGATCGCGCTGCGCGAACTCGGCAACCTGGGGCAGATCCCCGGCCTGACGAAGTCGAGCTGGTAA
- a CDS encoding adenylate kinase, producing the protein MNLILFGPPAAGKGTQAKRLVEQRGMVQLSTGDMLRAAIASGSPLGVECQAIMARGDLVSDEIVIALIEDRLPEAEAAGGAIFDGFPRTVAQAEALDAMLEKRGARIDGVVRLKVDDAALLERITKRYADQGRADDNPETFKVRLDAYNRNTAPLVPYYEHQGKLTEVDGMGSIDAVAQAIDAALDEASVQA; encoded by the coding sequence TTGAATCTGATCCTGTTCGGACCGCCCGCGGCGGGCAAGGGCACCCAGGCCAAGCGGCTGGTGGAGCAGCGCGGCATGGTGCAGCTGTCCACCGGCGACATGCTGCGCGCCGCGATTGCCTCGGGCTCGCCGCTGGGCGTGGAATGCCAGGCCATCATGGCGCGCGGCGATCTGGTGTCCGACGAGATCGTGATCGCCCTGATCGAGGACCGCCTGCCCGAGGCCGAGGCCGCCGGCGGCGCCATCTTTGACGGCTTTCCTCGGACAGTCGCGCAAGCCGAGGCCCTGGACGCCATGCTGGAAAAGCGCGGCGCCAGGATCGACGGGGTCGTGCGCCTCAAGGTCGACGACGCCGCCCTGCTGGAGCGGATCACCAAGCGTTACGCCGACCAAGGCCGCGCTGACGATAATCCCGAGACCTTCAAGGTCCGGCTGGACGCCTACAACCGCAACACGGCGCCGCTGGTTCCCTACTACGAACATCAGGGCAAGCTGACCGAGGTCGATGGCATGGGTTCCATCGACGCCGTCGCGCAGGCGATCGACGCCGCGCTGGACGAGGCAAGCGTTCAGGCCTGA
- the rpmD gene encoding 50S ribosomal protein L30, with product MAENNTVTIKQTGSPIRRKNDQRATLVGLGLNRMGRESTLEDTPSVRGMIAKVHHLVEVVEK from the coding sequence ATGGCCGAGAACAACACCGTCACCATCAAGCAGACCGGCTCGCCGATCCGCCGCAAGAACGACCAGCGCGCCACCCTGGTGGGCCTGGGCCTGAACCGCATGGGCCGCGAATCCACGCTGGAGGACACTCCTTCGGTGCGCGGCATGATCGCCAAGGTCCACCACCTGGTGGAAGTGGTCGAGAAGTAA
- the rplF gene encoding 50S ribosomal protein L6, whose amino-acid sequence MSRIGKKTITVPKGVNVTLDGQTITVKGPKGERSWTVADEIEVAQDGDGLSLTPRSDSQRANAMWGLSRTLVANMVTGVTEGFDKTLELVGVGYRAAMKGQALSLQLGFSHEVDIDPPAGVTFAVPKQTEIKISGSDKQAVGQIAAVIRKLRPPEPYKGKGVRYQGETVRRKEGKKK is encoded by the coding sequence ATGTCCCGTATCGGCAAGAAAACCATCACTGTGCCGAAGGGCGTGAACGTCACGCTCGACGGCCAGACCATCACGGTGAAGGGTCCCAAGGGCGAACGCTCCTGGACCGTCGCCGACGAGATCGAAGTGGCGCAGGACGGCGACGGCCTGTCGCTGACCCCGCGCTCGGACAGCCAACGCGCCAACGCCATGTGGGGCCTGTCGCGCACCCTGGTCGCCAACATGGTGACCGGCGTGACCGAAGGCTTCGACAAGACGCTGGAACTGGTCGGCGTGGGCTACCGCGCAGCGATGAAGGGCCAAGCCCTGTCGCTGCAGCTGGGCTTCTCGCACGAGGTGGACATCGATCCGCCGGCCGGCGTGACCTTTGCGGTGCCCAAGCAGACCGAGATCAAGATCTCGGGCTCGGACAAGCAGGCCGTAGGCCAGATCGCCGCGGTGATCCGCAAGCTGCGTCCGCCGGAGCCCTACAAGGGCAAGGGCGTGCGCTACCAGGGCGAGACGGTGCGCCGCAAGGAAGGCAAGAAGAAGTAA
- a CDS encoding GNAT family N-acetyltransferase, with product MRTADTLTIIDYEPRHAAGWAALNRAWLTEGGFVIEAKDDKAIGDPQSAFLDGGGRIFIAEAAGEPVGCCALIRIDGGFEVSKMTVSPRLRGQGLARRLLQACEAAARASGAARLYLETNSALKPAIALYESEGFVHLPPRPTPYARADVFMEKRLAAIPSPGPAA from the coding sequence ATGAGGACCGCCGACACCTTGACCATCATCGACTACGAACCGCGTCACGCGGCGGGCTGGGCGGCCCTGAACAGGGCTTGGCTGACCGAGGGCGGGTTTGTGATCGAGGCCAAGGACGACAAGGCGATCGGCGATCCGCAGTCCGCGTTTCTGGATGGTGGCGGACGCATCTTCATCGCGGAGGCCGCCGGAGAGCCGGTCGGGTGCTGCGCCCTGATCCGCATCGATGGCGGCTTCGAGGTGTCCAAGATGACGGTCAGTCCCCGCCTGCGCGGGCAGGGCCTGGCCCGGCGACTGCTGCAAGCCTGCGAGGCGGCGGCGCGAGCGTCGGGCGCGGCGAGGCTGTATCTGGAGACCAACAGCGCGCTCAAGCCGGCCATCGCGCTGTACGAAAGCGAAGGGTTCGTTCACTTGCCGCCGCGTCCGACCCCCTATGCGCGGGCGGACGTGTTCATGGAAAAGCGGCTGGCGGCTATTCCTTCGCCAGGTCCTGCCGCCTGA
- a CDS encoding energy transducer TonB, with translation MSTINPSISDGVRFRNSRRGRDALVGAGVLLAHLGLFVLFGRMGDATAPSPDATPIDVALVRPPQPPVLPPPVQPAPTSGGGAPAAPSVVHVPPQAEAPPELPAPRTPAPEPALTVGVSDQSSVDPGLGQGGEGEGTGVGTGSGDGPGAGATGPRFVRGPSNAELARLHPAQARGGLFGGRASGEGIIHCLIRLDRQLEQCSIVSETPPGRGFGVAALQAAGFFRFDPPTRGGRAQAGEGVTLTVSFR, from the coding sequence ATGTCCACGATCAATCCCTCCATTTCAGACGGTGTTCGCTTCCGGAACTCTCGGCGAGGCCGGGATGCCCTGGTCGGGGCAGGCGTGCTGCTGGCGCATCTGGGCCTGTTTGTCTTGTTCGGACGGATGGGGGATGCGACAGCGCCTTCGCCCGACGCAACGCCCATTGATGTGGCGCTCGTTCGTCCGCCTCAACCTCCTGTCCTGCCGCCCCCAGTTCAGCCTGCGCCCACCAGCGGTGGCGGCGCTCCGGCGGCGCCGTCGGTCGTCCATGTGCCCCCGCAGGCGGAGGCTCCGCCCGAACTGCCGGCGCCGCGCACGCCGGCGCCAGAACCCGCCTTGACGGTGGGCGTGTCCGACCAGTCGTCTGTTGATCCGGGGCTGGGGCAGGGCGGCGAGGGCGAGGGGACCGGCGTGGGGACTGGATCTGGCGACGGTCCAGGAGCGGGTGCGACCGGGCCGCGATTCGTGCGGGGGCCATCCAATGCCGAGTTGGCGCGTCTGCATCCGGCGCAGGCGCGCGGCGGCCTCTTCGGCGGGCGCGCGTCAGGCGAAGGCATCATTCATTGCCTGATCCGCCTGGATCGACAGCTCGAACAGTGCAGCATCGTCAGTGAGACGCCGCCCGGGCGAGGCTTCGGCGTGGCGGCGTTGCAGGCCGCCGGCTTCTTCCGGTTCGATCCGCCGACCCGAGGCGGCCGAGCGCAGGCGGGGGAGGGCGTGACCCTGACGGTGTCCTTTCGCTGA
- the rplN gene encoding 50S ribosomal protein L14, with product MIQMQTNLEVADNSGARRVMCIKVLGGSKRRYASIGDTIVASVKEAIPRGRVKKGDVVRAIVVRTAKDIQRKDGSVIRFDKSAAVIVNKQNEPVGTRIFGPVPRELRAKNHMKIISLAPEVL from the coding sequence ATGATCCAGATGCAAACTAACCTGGAAGTGGCCGACAATTCGGGCGCGCGCCGGGTCATGTGCATCAAGGTGTTGGGCGGCTCCAAGCGCCGCTACGCCTCGATCGGCGACACCATCGTCGCTTCCGTCAAGGAAGCCATTCCGCGCGGCCGCGTGAAGAAGGGCGACGTCGTGCGCGCCATCGTCGTGCGCACCGCCAAGGACATCCAGCGCAAGGACGGCTCGGTCATCCGCTTCGACAAGTCGGCCGCCGTCATCGTCAACAAGCAGAACGAGCCGGTCGGCACGCGGATCTTTGGCCCGGTTCCTCGCGAACTGCGCGCCAAGAACCACATGAAGATCATCTCGCTGGCTCCGGAGGTCCTGTAA
- a CDS encoding DNA-directed RNA polymerase subunit alpha, producing MIERNWQELIRPEKPQIEVGSDAQRKARLVAEPLERGFGVTLGNALRRVLLSSLQGAAVTAIQIDGVVHEFSSLEGVREDVVDIVLNIKQLALRMHAEGPKRMTLRATGPGPVTAGQIDAPADIEVLNPDHVICTLDDGASVRMELTVQNGKGYVAAEFNRPEDAPIGLIAVDALYSPVKRVAYRVEPTRQGQSLDYDKLLLEVETNGAVSPVDAVAYASRILQDQLQIFITFDEPKKAVEASEGKPDLPFNPALLKKVDELELSVRSANCLKNDNIVYIGDLIQKTEGEMLRTPNFGRKSLNEIKEVLTSMGLSLGMDVPNWPPENIEDLAKKFDDQI from the coding sequence ATGATCGAAAGAAACTGGCAAGAGCTGATCCGTCCCGAGAAGCCGCAGATCGAGGTCGGCTCCGACGCCCAGCGCAAGGCGCGCCTGGTGGCCGAGCCCCTGGAACGCGGTTTCGGCGTGACGCTCGGCAACGCGCTGCGTCGCGTGCTGCTGTCGTCGCTGCAAGGCGCGGCGGTGACCGCCATCCAGATCGACGGCGTGGTCCATGAATTCTCGTCGCTGGAAGGCGTGCGCGAGGACGTGGTCGACATCGTGCTGAACATCAAGCAGCTGGCGCTGCGCATGCACGCCGAAGGCCCCAAGCGCATGACCCTGCGCGCCACGGGCCCCGGCCCTGTGACCGCCGGCCAGATCGACGCCCCGGCCGACATCGAGGTGCTGAACCCCGATCACGTCATCTGCACCCTGGACGACGGCGCTTCGGTCCGCATGGAACTGACCGTGCAGAACGGCAAGGGCTATGTGGCGGCCGAGTTCAACCGTCCCGAAGATGCGCCGATCGGCCTGATCGCCGTCGACGCCCTGTATTCGCCGGTCAAGCGCGTCGCCTATCGCGTCGAGCCGACCCGCCAGGGTCAGTCGCTCGATTACGACAAGCTGCTGCTGGAAGTGGAAACCAACGGCGCGGTGTCGCCGGTGGACGCCGTGGCCTATGCCTCGCGCATCCTTCAGGACCAACTGCAGATCTTCATCACCTTCGACGAGCCGAAGAAGGCGGTGGAGGCTTCCGAAGGCAAGCCGGACCTGCCGTTCAACCCGGCCCTGCTGAAGAAGGTGGACGAGCTGGAGCTTTCGGTCCGTTCGGCCAACTGCCTGAAGAACGACAACATCGTCTACATCGGCGACCTGATCCAGAAGACCGAGGGCGAGATGCTTCGCACCCCGAACTTCGGCCGCAAGTCGCTGAACGAGATCAAGGAGGTCCTGACCTCCATGGGTCTGTCGCTCGGCATGGACGTGCCGAACTGGCCGCCCGAAAACATCGAAGATCTGGCCAAGAAGTTCGACGACCAGATCTAA
- the rpsQ gene encoding 30S ribosomal protein S17, which yields MPKRILEGVVVSDKGEKTVVVKVERTLLHPVLKKTVRLSKKYHAHDEANALKVGDVARIVECAPKSKLKRWEVLSPASAS from the coding sequence ATGCCCAAGCGAATTCTTGAAGGCGTGGTCGTCTCCGACAAGGGCGAGAAGACCGTCGTCGTGAAGGTGGAGCGCACCCTGCTGCACCCCGTTCTGAAGAAGACCGTGCGTCTTTCGAAGAAGTACCACGCGCACGACGAAGCCAACGCGCTCAAGGTCGGCGACGTCGCTCGCATCGTCGAGTGCGCCCCGAAGTCCAAGCTGAAGCGCTGGGAAGTCCTTTCCCCGGCTTCGGCCTCGTAA